One window of Robiginitalea biformata HTCC2501 genomic DNA carries:
- a CDS encoding aminotransferase class V-fold PLP-dependent enzyme, giving the protein MFDVARIRNDFPILSRQVNGEPLVYLDNAATSQTPRQVIDAITDYYSRYNANIHRGVHTLSQEATDAYEQARIKIQKHFNAAHPHEIIMTSGTTHGINLVAQGFTGFLQQGDEVWVSAMEHHSNIVPWQMLCERTGARLRVIPMNKNGELELDTFREGLSDKTRLVFVNHVSNALGTVNPIEEIISLAHDAGAAVLVDGAQAAPHIRADLQALDADFYTVSAHKLCGPTGVGALYGKESWLEKLPPYQGGGEMIEEVTFEKTTYAGLPHKFEAGTPNICGGIAFGAALDYLNGIGMKAIAEYEAELLAYATKNLKTIPGLKIYGEAARKTSVISFNLEGIHPYDVGTILDKLGIAVRTGHHCAQPVMDFYGIPGTVRASFSFYNTREEADRLVAAVEKARQMLA; this is encoded by the coding sequence ATGTTCGACGTTGCCCGCATCCGTAACGATTTCCCCATCCTGTCGCGGCAGGTGAACGGGGAGCCGCTCGTCTACCTGGACAACGCGGCCACCTCCCAGACGCCCCGGCAGGTAATCGACGCCATTACGGATTACTATTCCCGCTACAACGCAAATATCCACCGGGGGGTGCATACGCTGTCCCAGGAAGCCACCGATGCCTATGAGCAGGCGCGGATCAAAATCCAGAAGCACTTTAACGCGGCCCATCCCCATGAGATCATCATGACCTCCGGGACGACCCACGGCATCAACCTGGTGGCCCAGGGGTTTACCGGGTTTTTACAGCAAGGCGACGAGGTTTGGGTGTCCGCCATGGAACACCACTCCAACATCGTCCCGTGGCAGATGCTCTGCGAGCGGACCGGGGCCAGGCTTCGGGTGATCCCGATGAACAAAAATGGCGAACTGGAGCTGGACACCTTCCGGGAGGGCCTCTCGGACAAGACGCGCCTGGTTTTTGTGAACCACGTATCCAATGCGCTCGGGACCGTCAACCCGATTGAAGAAATTATTTCCCTGGCGCATGACGCCGGGGCTGCCGTACTCGTGGACGGTGCCCAGGCCGCCCCCCATATCCGGGCAGACCTGCAAGCCCTCGACGCGGACTTCTACACGGTTTCCGCCCACAAACTCTGCGGCCCCACCGGGGTAGGCGCCCTCTACGGCAAGGAATCCTGGCTGGAGAAACTGCCCCCCTACCAGGGCGGGGGCGAGATGATCGAAGAGGTCACTTTTGAGAAAACCACCTATGCCGGGCTGCCCCATAAATTCGAGGCAGGCACGCCAAATATCTGCGGGGGCATCGCCTTCGGCGCCGCCCTGGACTACCTGAACGGAATCGGGATGAAAGCCATAGCGGAATACGAAGCGGAATTACTGGCCTACGCCACGAAAAATCTGAAAACGATTCCGGGCCTGAAAATCTACGGGGAGGCCGCCCGAAAAACCTCGGTGATTTCCTTCAACCTGGAAGGCATCCACCCCTACGACGTGGGGACCATCCTGGACAAATTGGGCATTGCCGTGCGGACCGGACACCATTGCGCCCAGCCCGTGATGGACTTTTACGGCATCCCGGGAACCGTCCGGGCGAGTTTTAGCTTTTACAATACCCGGGAGGAAGCAGACCGGCTGGTAGCCGCAGTGGAAAAGGCCCGGCAGATGCTCGCCTAG
- a CDS encoding SufE family protein, whose amino-acid sequence MEQQSIQEIQDEIVDEFSLFDDWMQRYEYMIELGKSLPVIEARYKTEENLIKGCQSKVWVHAELRDGRLYFTADSEAIITKGIIAILVRAFSGQKPADIIGAKTDFIDEIGLKEHLSPTRANGLVSMIKQLKLYAVAYETQMES is encoded by the coding sequence ATGGAGCAGCAATCAATCCAGGAAATCCAGGACGAAATCGTCGACGAGTTCTCACTCTTTGACGACTGGATGCAGCGCTATGAGTACATGATTGAACTGGGCAAATCCCTGCCGGTCATCGAAGCGCGGTACAAGACGGAAGAAAACCTGATCAAAGGGTGCCAGAGCAAGGTCTGGGTACACGCCGAACTCAGGGACGGCCGGCTGTATTTCACGGCAGACAGCGAGGCGATTATCACCAAGGGGATTATCGCTATCCTGGTCCGGGCCTTTTCGGGCCAGAAGCCCGCGGATATCATTGGCGCGAAAACGGACTTTATCGACGAAATCGGGCTCAAGGAACACTTGTCGCCCACCCGGGCCAACGGCCTGGTGAGTATGATCAAACAACTGAAGCTCTACGCTGTGGCCTACGAGACCCAAATGGAGTCCTGA
- a CDS encoding DUF2480 family protein: MNEEKEIVNRVANSPLVTFDLEALYPEGPRFRIDISQWLEEGLVLREKAFREALGAHDWTVYLDGYVSLFCTTDAIVPAWAYLLITSYLNPFAKLVVAGPPELLESVAYRDLLEAMDLEPYRDKPVIIKGCSKKEVPQSAYLWALEKLQGVARHVHFGEACSSVPIVRRK, encoded by the coding sequence ATGAACGAGGAAAAGGAAATCGTCAACCGGGTTGCCAACAGCCCATTGGTCACCTTTGACCTGGAAGCGCTCTACCCGGAAGGTCCCCGTTTCCGGATCGATATCAGCCAGTGGCTGGAGGAAGGCCTGGTCCTGAGGGAAAAGGCTTTCCGAGAGGCCCTGGGCGCCCATGACTGGACGGTTTACCTGGACGGGTACGTATCCCTGTTTTGCACAACCGACGCCATTGTACCTGCCTGGGCGTATTTGTTGATAACCTCCTACCTGAACCCGTTTGCAAAGCTGGTGGTAGCCGGGCCGCCCGAACTGCTCGAATCGGTTGCCTACCGGGACCTGCTCGAAGCCATGGACCTGGAGCCTTATCGGGATAAGCCCGTGATAATCAAGGGGTGCAGCAAAAAAGAAGTTCCCCAGTCCGCCTACCTCTGGGCCCTGGAGAAATTGCAGGGCGTCGCCCGACACGTCCATTTCGGGGAGGCTTGTTCCTCGGTGCCTATCGTCCGCAGGAAATAA
- a CDS encoding DUF59 domain-containing protein, with product MEANTGIDTQELGEKIVGVLKTIYDPEIPVDIYELGLIYDVFVNEDREVKILMTLTSPNCPVAESLPVEVEEKVKSLDLVADAEVEITFDPPWTQELMSEEAKLELGLL from the coding sequence ATGGAAGCAAATACAGGTATCGACACACAGGAACTGGGCGAAAAAATCGTCGGGGTCCTCAAGACTATTTATGACCCGGAGATCCCGGTGGACATCTATGAGCTCGGTCTCATCTACGACGTCTTTGTCAACGAGGACCGGGAAGTGAAGATTCTGATGACGCTCACCTCCCCCAACTGCCCGGTGGCCGAGAGCCTCCCGGTGGAGGTGGAGGAAAAAGTGAAGTCCCTGGACCTGGTGGCCGACGCCGAGGTGGAAATCACTTTCGACCCGCCCTGGACCCAGGAGCTGATGAGCGAGGAAGCCAAGCTGGAACTCGGCTTGTTATAA
- a CDS encoding DUF3078 domain-containing protein, with protein MRKLLLSALCALTATAAFAQTEAELKAALAEKKDSIAAIQGRADAIKAQIAALPGWKTGAFGTIGGSISNFNNWYAQGIPNNSSGNIGFTVNAFANLQEEKFFWRNSGNLNLSWVKLDDEDDPTDNDGFRNAVDVFNLTSLYGWKLSEKFAISALGEYRTTLLDNFNDPGYLDLGVGGTWTPLANLVVVVHPLNYNFVFSDEDTIFESSLGAKVVADYTRDIGAIAFKSNLSAFLSYEGSDLNNWTWVNSFSYTLWKMIGVGFDFGLRSNKQEAVNYAVNTLGDTDADFDSVDNDLQTYWTLGLSYKF; from the coding sequence ATGAGAAAATTACTCCTTTCAGCGCTTTGCGCTTTGACGGCAACCGCTGCCTTTGCGCAAACCGAGGCTGAACTCAAGGCCGCCCTGGCCGAGAAAAAAGATTCCATCGCAGCAATCCAGGGCCGGGCCGATGCCATCAAGGCGCAGATCGCTGCCCTGCCCGGTTGGAAAACCGGCGCCTTCGGAACCATCGGAGGTTCCATCTCCAACTTCAACAACTGGTATGCCCAGGGCATTCCGAACAACTCCTCGGGGAATATCGGGTTTACCGTCAACGCCTTTGCCAATTTGCAGGAGGAGAAGTTTTTCTGGAGGAATTCCGGGAATTTAAACCTGAGCTGGGTGAAACTGGACGACGAAGACGACCCCACCGACAACGACGGGTTTCGCAACGCCGTCGACGTATTTAACCTGACCTCCCTCTACGGCTGGAAGCTCAGCGAAAAATTTGCCATTTCCGCCCTGGGGGAGTACCGGACCACGCTCCTGGACAATTTCAACGATCCGGGATATCTGGACCTCGGGGTCGGGGGTACGTGGACGCCACTGGCCAACCTGGTGGTGGTGGTCCACCCGCTCAACTACAACTTTGTCTTCAGCGACGAGGATACCATATTTGAGTCCTCCCTGGGGGCCAAGGTGGTGGCGGATTACACGCGGGACATAGGCGCAATCGCTTTTAAGTCAAATCTTTCGGCCTTTTTGAGCTATGAAGGCAGCGACCTGAATAACTGGACATGGGTGAACTCCTTCAGCTATACGCTCTGGAAAATGATCGGGGTTGGATTCGACTTTGGCCTCCGCAGCAACAAACAGGAAGCCGTCAACTACGCGGTCAATACGCTGGGGGATACAGACGCGGATTTCGATTCCGTGGACAACGACCTGCAGACATACTGGACCCTCGGGCTGAGCTATAAATTCTGA